In Marivirga salinae, a single window of DNA contains:
- a CDS encoding branched-chain amino acid transaminase, with product MYYNNKTLVFLNGDWQYAEDAQTSLYSQTLHYGNGVFEGIRAYKNDVGFNIFKAHDHFERLHKSADLMHIEIPYSVEELVSISYELLDRNNLTDAYIRPLVYLGANMALQPTDEVNVFICAWKWEKYLGHDPIKAKISSYQRIHPASQHVEAKVVGHYTNSILATTEAKKLGYDEAILLDYTQHVSEGSGANIFIEKNGELYTPSRGNILPGITRQTVLEICKEHGIKVTEKPISKAQLLEADAAFFTGTAAEIAPIAQVNDTVFPLNWEDSIGQSIYHIYRQKVLFNDLQNQTII from the coding sequence ATGTATTACAACAACAAAACCCTAGTATTCCTTAATGGCGATTGGCAATATGCCGAAGATGCCCAAACTAGTTTGTACAGTCAAACCTTGCACTATGGAAATGGTGTTTTTGAAGGAATTCGTGCTTATAAAAATGATGTGGGCTTCAATATTTTCAAAGCTCATGATCACTTTGAACGTTTGCACAAATCCGCTGATTTAATGCATATTGAAATACCTTATTCAGTGGAAGAATTAGTAAGTATCAGCTATGAATTGCTGGACAGAAACAATTTGACAGATGCATACATCCGTCCATTGGTTTATTTGGGAGCCAATATGGCTTTGCAACCTACTGATGAAGTTAATGTATTTATTTGCGCCTGGAAATGGGAAAAATATTTAGGTCATGATCCAATCAAGGCTAAAATATCATCTTATCAGCGTATCCATCCTGCATCTCAGCATGTGGAAGCCAAAGTTGTGGGGCATTATACCAATTCAATTCTAGCAACGACTGAAGCTAAGAAATTGGGTTATGATGAAGCTATTTTATTGGACTATACTCAGCATGTTTCTGAAGGTTCTGGTGCCAATATTTTCATAGAGAAAAATGGGGAATTGTATACTCCATCACGAGGTAATATTTTGCCAGGAATTACTCGCCAAACTGTACTGGAAATTTGCAAAGAACACGGAATTAAGGTTACCGAAAAGCCTATTTCTAAAGCCCAATTATTGGAAGCTGATGCAGCTTTCTTCACTGGGACTGCAGCGGAAATTGCGCCAATCGCACAGGTGAATGATACCGTTTTTCCACTTAATTGGGAAGATTCTATTGGACAGAGCATTTATCATATATACAGGCAGAAAGTATTATTCAACGATTTGCAAAATCAAACCATCATATAA
- the ilvB gene encoding biosynthetic-type acetolactate synthase large subunit has translation MEEVATKSQKTKAKTTMSGAAALVNCLIREGVETLFGYPGGAIMPVYDALFDQKDKIKHIMTRHEQGATHAAQGFARVSGKVGVCLATSGPGATNLITGLADAQLDSTPMVCITGQVPGKMIGSDAFQETDIVSISMAVTKWNIQVTKAKDIPNAVAKAFFIARSGKPGPVLVDITKDAQFEVADFEEYETCDQIRSYVPNPKLSEKALDDAAKLINSAKKPLILFGHGVLLSNAKKEFQEFVEKTGIPAAWTIMGLSALPTSHPLNVGMLGMHGNYAPNILTNECDVLIAVGMRFDDRVTGDVSRYAKQAKVIHLEIDPAEINKNVEADVPVLGNCKESLAALLNKVNKKKHDEWLTRFKELNAQEEEKVIKNELNPQADEPMSMGEVIKHISNISRGNAIIVTDVGQHQMVAQRYYKYANWKSNVTSGGLGTMGFALPAAIGAKFAAPHRQVIAVIGDGGFQMTIQELGVIFETKVDVKILLLNNEFLGMVRQWQDMFFEKRYSSVDMVNPDFQMIAKGYGIASEKVTEREKLEDSIHRFLNHEGSYLLEVMVGKENNIFPMIPTGASVSEIRLE, from the coding sequence ATGGAAGAAGTAGCCACTAAATCACAGAAAACGAAAGCGAAAACTACCATGAGTGGTGCAGCCGCCTTGGTGAATTGCCTTATCCGTGAGGGAGTGGAAACACTTTTCGGTTATCCTGGTGGGGCAATAATGCCGGTTTATGATGCTTTATTTGATCAAAAGGATAAAATAAAACACATCATGACCCGTCATGAGCAGGGTGCAACTCATGCTGCTCAAGGATTTGCCAGAGTTTCAGGTAAAGTGGGCGTTTGTTTGGCTACTTCTGGTCCGGGAGCTACTAATTTAATAACTGGCTTGGCAGATGCTCAATTGGATTCTACACCTATGGTTTGCATAACTGGGCAAGTACCAGGCAAAATGATTGGTTCAGATGCTTTTCAGGAAACCGATATTGTGAGTATTTCCATGGCAGTAACGAAATGGAATATTCAGGTGACCAAAGCTAAAGATATCCCCAATGCAGTAGCAAAAGCATTTTTCATAGCTCGCAGTGGAAAGCCGGGGCCGGTATTGGTGGATATAACCAAAGATGCTCAATTTGAAGTGGCTGATTTTGAGGAATACGAAACTTGCGATCAGATCAGAAGCTATGTGCCTAATCCTAAATTAAGTGAAAAAGCATTGGATGATGCAGCTAAGTTGATCAATTCAGCTAAAAAGCCATTGATTCTATTTGGGCATGGAGTGCTTTTATCTAATGCCAAAAAGGAGTTTCAGGAATTTGTCGAAAAAACAGGCATCCCCGCAGCCTGGACTATCATGGGCTTATCAGCACTTCCAACTTCTCATCCTTTGAATGTAGGAATGTTAGGGATGCATGGAAATTATGCACCTAATATTTTAACCAATGAATGTGATGTTTTGATAGCGGTTGGGATGCGTTTTGATGACAGGGTAACAGGAGATGTAAGCCGATATGCGAAGCAAGCGAAGGTGATACATTTAGAGATTGATCCAGCTGAAATTAATAAAAATGTGGAAGCGGATGTTCCTGTTTTGGGTAATTGCAAAGAATCACTTGCTGCATTATTGAATAAAGTAAATAAAAAGAAGCATGATGAATGGCTGACTCGATTTAAAGAATTAAATGCGCAGGAGGAAGAAAAAGTAATTAAAAATGAATTAAATCCTCAAGCGGATGAGCCGATGAGTATGGGGGAGGTGATCAAGCATATCTCAAATATCTCACGAGGTAATGCGATTATTGTGACTGATGTGGGACAGCATCAGATGGTGGCTCAGCGCTATTATAAATATGCCAATTGGAAAAGCAATGTCACCTCTGGCGGATTAGGAACTATGGGCTTTGCCCTTCCAGCAGCTATTGGAGCAAAATTCGCAGCCCCTCACCGACAAGTAATTGCTGTGATTGGCGATGGTGGTTTTCAAATGACCATACAAGAATTGGGCGTGATATTCGAAACTAAAGTGGATGTAAAAATTCTACTTTTAAATAATGAGTTTCTTGGAATGGTAAGGCAATGGCAGGATATGTTTTTTGAAAAGCGCTATTCCTCAGTGGATATGGTTAATCCTGATTTTCAAATGATAGCCAAAGGCTATGGTATTGCATCCGAAAAAGTAACAGAAAGAGAGAAGTTGGAAGATAGCATTCATAGATTTTTAAACCACGAAGGAAGCTATTTGCTGGAAGTAATGGTCGGAAAAGAGAATAATATTTTTCCTATGATTCCAACAGGTGCTTCGGTATCAGAAATTAGGCTGGAGTAG
- a CDS encoding sulfite exporter TauE/SafE family protein, whose product MIWAALSIGLLGGIHCTFMCAPLMLGVFRNQSMAWGFAAYQTGRIITYILLGLALAFVGESLSILGWQNSLSIIMAIFIVYFYVLPARFRFLKFINKIESVPYQKVKDGFKKFIGKQDILSRFSIGLLNGLLPCGLVYLALLSSFATETIMDSVVFMAVFGLGTLPWLIGSVWAGKITFRKLNGLTQKLRPVLALTLALFLFLRGLEVQFIHIPLPDLGQTQTTMDIPICGER is encoded by the coding sequence ATGATTTGGGCAGCACTAAGCATTGGTTTATTGGGCGGAATACATTGCACTTTTATGTGTGCCCCTTTGATGCTGGGCGTTTTCCGTAATCAATCCATGGCATGGGGATTTGCTGCTTACCAAACTGGTAGGATTATCACTTACATACTTCTAGGTTTAGCCTTAGCTTTTGTAGGAGAAAGTTTATCCATTTTAGGCTGGCAAAATAGCCTTTCCATTATCATGGCCATCTTCATAGTTTATTTTTATGTATTGCCAGCTCGTTTTCGATTTTTGAAATTCATCAACAAAATAGAATCCGTTCCTTATCAAAAAGTAAAAGATGGATTCAAAAAATTTATCGGCAAACAGGATATCCTATCTAGATTTTCAATCGGTTTGCTTAATGGACTTTTACCATGCGGACTAGTTTATTTAGCGCTTTTAAGTTCATTTGCTACCGAAACCATTATGGATTCTGTGGTATTTATGGCTGTTTTCGGGTTGGGTACCTTACCGTGGCTCATCGGTAGTGTCTGGGCTGGAAAAATAACCTTTAGAAAATTAAATGGCCTTACTCAGAAATTAAGACCAGTATTGGCGTTAACATTAGCTTTGTTTCTTTTCTTACGAGGACTGGAAGTACAATTTATTCATATTCCGCTTCCTGATTTAGGACAGACACAAACAACAATGGATATTCCTATTTGTGGGGAGAGGTAA
- the ilvN gene encoding acetolactate synthase small subunit — protein sequence MKEQFTLSIYTENLIGILHRVTTIFTRRHINIESITASESEVKDIHRYTIVVSSTEDKIKKIVKQIEKQVDVFKAFYHKNDGIVYQEMALYKMPTKLLSQTKEVEYIVRKHHARLLAVEPDFTIIEKTGFKEETQELFEQLKPHGILEFVRSGRISISKPMKEFQEYFTEVEEASRM from the coding sequence ATGAAAGAGCAATTCACATTATCAATATACACTGAAAACCTGATAGGAATTTTGCACAGGGTGACTACGATTTTTACACGAAGGCATATCAATATTGAAAGTATTACCGCTTCAGAAAGTGAGGTAAAGGATATTCATCGCTATACGATTGTGGTAAGCTCAACGGAAGATAAAATCAAGAAAATCGTGAAGCAGATTGAAAAGCAAGTGGATGTTTTTAAAGCTTTTTATCATAAAAATGATGGGATAGTATATCAGGAAATGGCTTTATATAAAATGCCGACTAAGTTATTATCCCAGACGAAAGAGGTAGAATATATCGTACGAAAGCATCATGCTCGTTTGCTAGCAGTGGAACCAGATTTCACCATTATTGAAAAGACTGGTTTCAAGGAGGAAACGCAAGAGCTTTTTGAACAGCTGAAGCCACATGGTATTCTGGAATTTGTTCGCTCGGGCAGGATTTCAATTTCCAAACCTATGAAAGAATTTCAGGAATATTTCACCGAAGTGGAGGAAGCTTCTAGAATGTAA
- the ilvA gene encoding threonine ammonia-lyase IlvA, producing MSETLKAYYPKIEAIQSAAQKLKGVALLTPLTPNLGLSKEFASNIQFKREDLQPVRSYKIRGSYNKISSLSREELDKGIVCASAGNHAQGVAFSCKKLKVKGRIFMPAPTPKQKIAQVEMFGEDFVEIELVGDTFDDAFHAAQEYQVKSGAVFIHPFDDPKVIEGQGTVGLEILQQSENPIDYLFLPIGGGGLSAGVSSVFKALSPQTKIIGVEPAGAPAMKTSIEKGGNTALKHIEKFVDGAAVKKVGDLNFEICQQNLTEVITVEEGKVCDVILQLYNKDAIVAEPAGALSIAALDQYAEEINGKNVVCVLSGSNNDITRTEEIKERALLYKGLKHYFVVKFPQRAGALKQFVVEVLGPDDDISHFEYTKKNSRETGSAVVGIELKNSADFPQLLKNMKRLGFYGDYLNDKQYLLDLVV from the coding sequence ATGTCTGAAACCCTAAAAGCATACTACCCAAAAATAGAAGCCATACAAAGTGCCGCGCAAAAGTTAAAAGGTGTGGCACTTTTAACTCCTTTAACGCCCAATTTGGGATTGTCGAAAGAGTTTGCTTCCAATATTCAATTCAAACGAGAAGACTTGCAACCTGTGCGTTCCTATAAAATCAGAGGTTCCTACAATAAGATTAGCAGCTTGAGTCGTGAAGAATTGGATAAAGGAATTGTATGCGCCAGTGCAGGGAATCATGCTCAGGGAGTGGCTTTTTCATGTAAAAAATTGAAAGTAAAAGGCAGGATTTTTATGCCAGCGCCTACTCCAAAGCAGAAAATTGCTCAGGTTGAAATGTTCGGAGAGGATTTTGTAGAGATAGAATTGGTAGGAGATACTTTCGATGATGCTTTTCATGCCGCACAAGAATATCAAGTAAAGTCTGGTGCAGTGTTTATTCACCCTTTTGATGATCCTAAAGTAATTGAAGGACAAGGAACAGTCGGACTGGAAATTTTACAACAATCCGAAAATCCGATTGATTATCTCTTTTTGCCTATTGGCGGAGGTGGACTATCAGCAGGGGTGAGCAGTGTTTTTAAGGCACTTTCACCCCAAACCAAAATTATAGGAGTAGAACCAGCAGGTGCACCAGCCATGAAAACCTCCATTGAAAAAGGAGGGAATACCGCTTTGAAACATATAGAAAAATTTGTGGATGGTGCAGCCGTAAAAAAAGTGGGAGATTTGAATTTCGAAATCTGCCAACAGAATTTAACGGAAGTCATCACTGTGGAGGAAGGAAAAGTCTGCGATGTGATTTTGCAATTATATAATAAAGATGCGATAGTTGCAGAACCGGCTGGGGCATTATCCATTGCGGCTTTGGATCAATATGCTGAGGAAATCAATGGCAAAAATGTAGTTTGCGTACTTAGTGGGAGTAATAATGATATTACAAGAACCGAGGAGATTAAAGAAAGAGCGCTGCTCTACAAAGGTTTAAAACATTATTTTGTGGTGAAATTTCCGCAAAGGGCAGGAGCTTTGAAGCAATTTGTAGTGGAGGTTTTAGGACCAGATGATGACATTAGTCATTTCGAATATACTAAAAAGAATTCTCGGGAAACGGGTTCGGCAGTAGTGGGAATAGAATTGAAAAATTCAGCTGATTTTCCTCAATTATTGAAAAACATGAAGCGTCTGGGCTTTTATGGGGATTATTTGAATGACAAGCAGTATCTGTTGGATTTGGTGGTTTAG
- the leuB gene encoding 3-isopropylmalate dehydrogenase, with protein sequence MNKNIAILAGDGIGPEVTAEAVKALDAVAETFGHQFQYSEALIGAAAIDATGNPFPEATEESCKSADAILFGAIGDPKYDNDPNAKVRPEQGLLKMRKNLGLFANVRPVSSYDALLPISPLKEHIIKGTDFVVFRELTGGIYFGEPRGRSEDGNTAFDSCVYSKNEIERISHLAFKAAQSRRKKLTLVDKANVLATSRLWRETVKELSKQYPEVELDFMFVDNAAMKIIQNPKDFDVVLTENMFGDIITDEASVISGSLGLLPSASLGTKSSLFEPIHGSYPQAAGKGVANPLGAILSAAMLLEYAFDLKEESQIIKDAVAKSLEAGFATEDIQKENPKSTKEVGDFVVEQIKKLVTVNA encoded by the coding sequence ATGAACAAAAACATAGCAATATTAGCCGGAGATGGAATCGGTCCTGAAGTAACAGCCGAGGCAGTGAAAGCCCTCGATGCTGTAGCTGAAACTTTCGGTCATCAATTTCAATACAGCGAAGCATTAATTGGGGCAGCTGCAATTGATGCCACTGGGAATCCTTTTCCGGAAGCAACAGAAGAGAGCTGTAAATCAGCAGATGCTATTTTGTTTGGTGCTATAGGTGACCCAAAATATGATAATGACCCTAATGCAAAAGTACGCCCTGAACAAGGATTGTTGAAAATGCGTAAAAATCTAGGGCTTTTTGCTAATGTACGTCCTGTAAGTAGTTATGATGCCCTTTTGCCTATATCTCCATTGAAGGAACACATCATCAAAGGAACTGATTTCGTGGTTTTCAGGGAATTAACTGGAGGAATTTATTTTGGTGAACCAAGAGGTAGATCCGAAGATGGAAATACCGCTTTTGATAGCTGTGTATATTCAAAAAATGAAATTGAAAGAATATCACATTTGGCTTTTAAAGCTGCACAGAGCAGAAGAAAGAAACTCACTTTGGTGGATAAAGCTAATGTTTTAGCTACATCTCGTCTGTGGAGGGAAACCGTAAAAGAATTATCAAAGCAATATCCTGAGGTAGAATTGGACTTTATGTTTGTGGATAATGCCGCCATGAAAATCATTCAGAACCCGAAAGATTTTGATGTGGTGCTGACTGAAAATATGTTTGGGGATATCATTACGGATGAAGCTTCTGTTATTTCCGGTTCATTGGGTCTATTACCTTCAGCCTCGCTTGGAACCAAAAGTAGTTTATTTGAGCCTATTCATGGTTCATATCCTCAAGCGGCAGGTAAGGGAGTTGCAAATCCTCTAGGAGCAATTCTATCAGCCGCCATGCTGTTGGAATACGCCTTTGATTTAAAAGAAGAAAGTCAAATTATAAAAGATGCTGTAGCAAAATCATTAGAAGCGGGATTTGCTACTGAAGACATCCAAAAAGAAAATCCAAAAAGCACCAAAGAAGTAGGTGACTTTGTAGTGGAACAAATAAAAAAACTGGTAACAGTCAATGCGTGA
- a CDS encoding FixH family protein, whose product MHWGNKITLVFIGFVILIVSMVIFSTQQEFDMVEENYYEEEIAYQGKMDEIKNGNEWNGTVSVKQESNNLALLFEGADKVKGKVKFFRASDANLDFFIPISEEVNIPVEKFKAGNWKVSFSWEAEGKKYFKEEQIFIQR is encoded by the coding sequence ATGCATTGGGGAAATAAAATAACTTTAGTATTTATCGGTTTTGTGATTTTGATCGTTTCCATGGTCATTTTCAGTACGCAGCAAGAGTTCGACATGGTGGAGGAAAATTACTATGAGGAAGAAATAGCCTATCAAGGTAAAATGGATGAAATCAAAAATGGAAATGAGTGGAATGGAACCGTTTCCGTGAAGCAAGAAAGCAATAACTTAGCATTGCTTTTTGAAGGCGCAGATAAAGTAAAGGGGAAGGTTAAATTTTTCCGTGCCTCAGACGCTAATTTAGATTTCTTTATCCCTATCTCTGAGGAAGTAAATATCCCTGTAGAAAAATTCAAAGCTGGTAATTGGAAAGTTTCCTTTAGTTGGGAAGCTGAAGGCAAAAAGTACTTTAAAGAAGAGCAGATTTTTATTCAGCGATAA
- the ilvC gene encoding ketol-acid reductoisomerase: MAKLKFGTVEEEVVTRQEFPLAKAQEVLKDETIAVLGYGVQGPGQALNLKDNGFNVIVGQRKGSKSWDKAVADGWEPGKTLFELEEAAEKGTILQYLLSDAGQIAQWEMVKKHLTPGKALYFSHGFGVTYKDQTGIVPPKDVDVILVAPKGSGTSLRRLFVEGRGLNSSFAIHQDATGKAWERCVALGIGVGSGYLFQTDFRKEVYSDLTGERGSLMGAIQGLFAAQYDLLRKKGHSPSEAFNETVEEATQSLYPLVAENGMDWMYANCSTTAQRGALDWWKKFRDAVKPVFEELYDSVETGNEAKLTITANEKADYRVELEKELDELKNSEMWQAGAAVRKLRPENA; the protein is encoded by the coding sequence ATGGCAAAACTAAAATTTGGAACAGTAGAAGAAGAAGTTGTTACGCGACAGGAATTTCCTTTAGCGAAGGCGCAGGAAGTATTAAAAGATGAAACCATAGCAGTTTTGGGCTATGGAGTACAAGGTCCGGGGCAAGCATTAAATTTGAAAGATAATGGCTTTAATGTGATTGTCGGACAACGAAAAGGCTCTAAAAGCTGGGATAAAGCAGTAGCCGATGGCTGGGAGCCAGGCAAGACACTTTTTGAACTAGAAGAAGCTGCTGAAAAAGGCACAATCTTGCAATATTTATTATCAGATGCAGGGCAAATTGCGCAGTGGGAGATGGTGAAAAAGCATTTGACCCCAGGTAAAGCTTTATATTTTTCTCATGGTTTTGGGGTAACTTATAAAGACCAAACCGGCATCGTTCCCCCAAAGGATGTGGATGTAATCTTGGTAGCTCCAAAAGGATCGGGTACCAGTTTGAGGAGATTATTTGTGGAAGGCAGAGGCTTGAATTCCAGCTTTGCCATTCATCAGGATGCAACTGGAAAAGCTTGGGAAAGATGTGTAGCCTTAGGAATAGGAGTAGGTTCAGGTTACTTATTTCAAACCGATTTCCGAAAAGAAGTTTATAGTGATTTGACAGGAGAAAGAGGTAGTTTGATGGGGGCAATTCAAGGCTTATTTGCTGCTCAATATGATTTATTGCGTAAAAAGGGACATTCTCCATCAGAAGCTTTTAACGAGACAGTGGAGGAAGCTACCCAATCTTTATATCCTTTGGTGGCTGAAAACGGCATGGACTGGATGTATGCCAATTGCTCTACTACAGCGCAAAGAGGTGCTTTAGATTGGTGGAAAAAATTCAGAGATGCTGTAAAACCAGTTTTTGAAGAATTATATGATTCTGTGGAAACTGGAAATGAAGCAAAGCTGACCATTACTGCCAATGAAAAAGCTGATTACAGAGTAGAATTAGAAAAAGAATTAGATGAATTGAAAAATTCTGAAATGTGGCAAGCTGGGGCTGCAGTAAGAAAGTTAAGACCGGAAAATGCATAA
- the ilvD gene encoding dihydroxy-acid dehydratase: MAKELNPYSKAVTQDPTQPAAQAMLHAIGLSDKDLEKPQIGIASTGFEGNPCNMHLNDLAVEVKKSIKSYEWVGLIFNTIGVSDGISMGTNGMRYSLPSRDIIADSMETVVNAQAYDAMIAITGCDKNMPGALLAMGRLNRPSLIIYGGTIAPGCHNGEKLDVVSAFEALGKKQANTISEEDFKGVVANACPGPGACGGMYTANTMASAIEALGLCLPYGASNPAQSEDKRKECAEAGLAVKKLIENDLKPRDIVTKKSFENAIRLITVLGGSTNAVLHLLAVANAFEIDLTLEDFARISAETPYLADLKPSGKYLMEDLHKNGGIPAVMKMMLEEGLLHGNCMTITGKTLAENYQDVTGLDEKQDIIHSVKNPIKSSGHLRILKGNLAPEGAVAKITGKEGEIFEGTARVYDGEFLANDGIARGEIKEGDVVVIRYEGPKGGPGMPEMLKPTAAIMGAGLGKKVALITDGRFSGGTHGFVVGHISPEAFDNGPLAYVENGDRIRIDAVENSISVLMEEEEWEKRKTKTPTKPARNVSGSLKKYSKLVSSASLGCITDL, encoded by the coding sequence ATGGCGAAGGAATTAAATCCATACAGTAAAGCAGTTACGCAAGACCCAACCCAGCCTGCCGCTCAGGCCATGTTGCATGCGATAGGTTTGTCCGATAAGGATTTGGAAAAACCACAAATTGGCATTGCCAGCACTGGTTTTGAGGGCAATCCTTGCAATATGCATTTGAATGATTTGGCTGTGGAGGTCAAAAAAAGCATCAAATCTTATGAGTGGGTGGGCTTGATTTTCAATACCATTGGAGTTAGCGATGGCATTTCTATGGGCACCAACGGAATGCGTTATTCCTTGCCATCTCGAGATATTATAGCCGATTCCATGGAAACGGTGGTGAATGCACAGGCTTATGATGCCATGATTGCCATTACAGGATGTGATAAAAATATGCCGGGTGCATTACTGGCTATGGGAAGATTAAATCGCCCTTCTCTGATTATTTATGGAGGGACTATTGCTCCAGGTTGTCATAATGGCGAAAAACTGGATGTGGTTTCTGCTTTTGAAGCCTTGGGTAAAAAGCAAGCCAACACTATTTCTGAAGAAGATTTTAAAGGAGTTGTAGCGAATGCCTGCCCAGGTCCTGGAGCCTGCGGTGGAATGTACACTGCTAACACCATGGCTTCAGCTATTGAAGCTTTGGGATTGTGTTTGCCATATGGGGCGTCAAATCCTGCTCAAAGTGAGGATAAAAGGAAAGAATGTGCTGAGGCTGGTTTAGCGGTTAAAAAATTGATCGAAAATGATCTGAAACCTCGAGATATAGTTACTAAAAAATCATTTGAAAATGCCATTCGGTTGATTACAGTTTTGGGCGGATCTACCAATGCTGTTTTACATTTATTAGCAGTAGCCAATGCTTTTGAAATCGATTTAACATTGGAAGATTTCGCTCGAATCAGTGCCGAAACCCCTTATCTGGCTGATTTAAAGCCATCTGGTAAATATTTAATGGAGGATTTACATAAAAATGGAGGAATTCCTGCCGTAATGAAAATGATGCTGGAAGAAGGGCTTTTACATGGCAATTGTATGACCATAACCGGTAAAACTTTAGCTGAGAATTATCAAGATGTTACAGGTTTAGACGAAAAGCAAGATATCATTCATTCTGTGAAAAACCCAATCAAAAGCTCAGGTCACCTGCGAATTCTGAAAGGCAATTTAGCGCCTGAAGGAGCAGTAGCAAAAATCACTGGAAAAGAAGGAGAAATTTTCGAAGGAACCGCAAGGGTTTACGATGGTGAATTTCTGGCTAATGACGGCATTGCAAGAGGCGAGATAAAAGAAGGAGATGTTGTGGTGATTCGATATGAGGGTCCAAAAGGAGGTCCTGGAATGCCCGAAATGCTAAAACCTACTGCTGCCATCATGGGAGCTGGTTTAGGTAAGAAAGTAGCCCTCATTACAGATGGAAGATTTTCTGGAGGAACCCACGGTTTTGTAGTTGGACATATCTCACCGGAAGCTTTTGACAATGGCCCTTTGGCTTATGTGGAGAATGGAGACCGCATCAGGATTGATGCAGTAGAAAATTCAATTAGTGTTTTGATGGAAGAAGAGGAGTGGGAAAAGCGTAAAACAAAAACTCCAACAAAGCCGGCAAGAAATGTAAGCGGAAGTTTAAAGAAGTACAGCAAATTGGTATCATCAGCATCATTAGGATGCATAACGGATTTATAA
- the gcvT gene encoding glycine cleavage system aminomethyltransferase GcvT, translated as MELKKVAINHIHEQLGAKMVPFAGYNMPVSYSGLIEEHNTVRNAVGIFDVSHMGEFLISGPKALDLIQKVFSNDASTLVVGKAQYGYLPNDKGGIVDDLLIYRIGEEEYMLVVNASNIEKDWEWIAKQNEDFGAIMKNISDDFSLFAVQGPKAEDTLQKLTTAMDLSAIKPFHFQVAPFADTKYVIMSNTGYTGAGGFEIYLHNKDAESVWRKIIDAGEEFGIKPIGLGARDTLRMEMGFCLYGNDIDDTTSPIEAKLGWATKFTKDFINADNLKKQKEEGVERKLIAFHMLDRGIPRKGYEILDMEGNAIGLVTSGTQSPTLGHGIGMGYVKTEFSKPETEIQIAVRKNKLKAQVKKLPLI; from the coding sequence ATGGAATTGAAGAAAGTAGCAATAAACCACATTCACGAGCAATTAGGAGCTAAAATGGTACCTTTTGCCGGATATAATATGCCTGTTTCTTATTCAGGTTTAATTGAAGAACATAATACCGTCCGCAATGCAGTAGGGATATTTGATGTCTCTCATATGGGAGAATTTCTCATCTCAGGACCAAAGGCTTTGGATTTGATTCAAAAAGTTTTTAGTAATGATGCCTCTACTTTAGTTGTAGGTAAAGCGCAATATGGGTATTTGCCAAATGATAAAGGCGGAATTGTAGATGATTTATTGATTTACCGAATAGGTGAAGAAGAATATATGTTGGTGGTGAATGCCTCTAATATTGAAAAAGACTGGGAATGGATAGCTAAGCAAAATGAGGACTTCGGAGCTATTATGAAAAACATTTCTGATGATTTCTCTCTCTTTGCCGTACAAGGTCCAAAAGCTGAGGACACTTTGCAAAAATTGACCACTGCTATGGATTTATCTGCTATCAAGCCCTTTCACTTTCAAGTAGCTCCATTTGCTGATACTAAGTATGTGATTATGTCCAATACAGGTTATACTGGTGCCGGTGGCTTTGAAATTTATTTGCACAATAAAGATGCGGAAAGTGTATGGCGCAAAATCATAGATGCTGGTGAAGAATTCGGTATCAAGCCTATCGGATTAGGTGCTAGAGACACCTTAAGAATGGAAATGGGCTTTTGTTTATATGGAAATGATATAGATGATACCACTTCTCCAATAGAAGCAAAACTGGGCTGGGCAACCAAATTCACTAAAGATTTTATCAATGCTGACAATCTTAAAAAACAAAAAGAAGAGGGTGTTGAACGTAAATTAATCGCCTTTCATATGCTGGATAGAGGAATTCCAAGAAAAGGCTATGAAATTTTAGATATGGAAGGAAACGCTATTGGTTTAGTTACCTCCGGAACACAATCCCCTACTTTAGGTCATGGAATCGGAATGGGCTATGTGAAAACAGAATTTTCTAAGCCAGAAACAGAAATTCAAATTGCTGTTAGAAAAAATAAATTGAAGGCGCAGGTAAAGAAATTACCTTTAATTTAA